A single window of Tumebacillus sp. BK434 DNA harbors:
- a CDS encoding flotillin family protein, with translation MPSFLVIPAIIVGVLLILGLAFWARYKTVGPDEAMIVTGSFLGNKNVLTDESGRKIKIVRGGGAFILPIFQQAEFLSLLSHKLDVSTPEVYTEQGVPVMADGVAIIKIGGSVEDIATAAEQFMGKPVDALKSEAQEVLEGHLRAILGTMTVEEVYRNRDKFAQEVQGVAARDLKKMGLQIVSFTIKDVRDKHGYLEALGKPRIAAVKRDAEIAEAEAVRDARIQKALAEEHGQKAELVRDTNIAEAAKEKELKVASFKKDQDMAKAEADQAYHIQEARAKQQVVEEQMKIELVRKEREIDLETKEIVRRERQYDAEVKKKADADRYAVEQSAEADKARRMREADAMQYKIEAEAKANAEQKRLEGLAIAEAERAKGTADAEVIRLRGLAEAEAKEKLAEAFEKFGQAAILDIIVKMLPELAGKISEPIGKIDKLTVVDTGKGEGAARVSNYVTELMATAPQMLKDVSGLDLEAMIKGLTQRGGTNAVQKVIEQVQEEL, from the coding sequence ATGCCGAGTTTTCTCGTAATTCCGGCAATTATCGTCGGGGTGTTGTTGATTTTGGGTTTGGCGTTCTGGGCTCGTTACAAGACGGTCGGTCCGGATGAAGCCATGATCGTGACAGGTTCCTTTCTCGGGAACAAAAATGTCTTGACCGATGAGTCGGGGCGCAAGATCAAGATCGTGCGCGGCGGCGGCGCTTTTATCCTGCCGATCTTCCAGCAGGCGGAGTTTCTGTCGCTGTTGTCGCACAAGCTGGACGTGTCGACGCCGGAAGTGTACACCGAGCAGGGCGTTCCGGTGATGGCCGACGGCGTGGCGATCATCAAGATCGGCGGTTCGGTCGAAGATATCGCGACGGCGGCGGAGCAGTTTATGGGCAAGCCGGTCGATGCGCTGAAATCGGAAGCGCAGGAAGTGCTGGAAGGGCATCTGCGCGCCATCCTCGGCACGATGACGGTCGAGGAAGTCTACCGCAACCGCGACAAGTTCGCGCAGGAAGTGCAAGGCGTGGCGGCCCGCGATTTGAAGAAGATGGGTCTGCAGATCGTGTCGTTTACGATCAAAGACGTGCGCGACAAACATGGCTATCTGGAAGCGCTCGGCAAGCCGCGCATCGCAGCGGTCAAGCGCGATGCGGAGATCGCCGAAGCGGAAGCGGTGCGAGATGCACGGATTCAAAAAGCGCTGGCGGAAGAGCATGGGCAGAAAGCCGAACTGGTGCGCGATACGAACATCGCAGAAGCTGCCAAGGAAAAAGAGTTGAAAGTCGCGTCCTTTAAGAAAGACCAGGACATGGCGAAAGCGGAAGCGGACCAGGCGTACCACATTCAAGAGGCGCGCGCGAAACAGCAGGTGGTCGAAGAGCAGATGAAGATCGAGCTGGTGCGCAAGGAGCGCGAGATCGATCTGGAGACGAAAGAGATCGTGCGCCGCGAGCGCCAATACGACGCAGAAGTGAAGAAGAAGGCGGACGCAGACCGCTATGCGGTCGAGCAGTCGGCAGAAGCGGACAAAGCGCGGCGTATGCGCGAAGCGGATGCGATGCAATATAAGATTGAAGCGGAAGCAAAAGCGAACGCCGAGCAGAAGCGCTTGGAAGGTCTCGCCATCGCCGAAGCGGAGCGCGCCAAAGGTACGGCCGACGCGGAAGTCATCCGTCTGCGCGGTCTGGCCGAAGCGGAAGCGAAGGAAAAGCTGGCCGAGGCGTTTGAAAAATTCGGCCAGGCGGCGATCCTCGACATCATCGTGAAAATGCTGCCGGAACTGGCCGGGAAGATCTCCGAGCCGATCGGCAAGATTGATAAGCTGACCGTCGTCGACACCGGCAAAGGCGAAGGCGCAGCGCGCGTGAGCAACTATGTCACCGAGCTGATGGCAACCGCGCCGCAAATGCTGAAAGACGTGTCCGGTCTCGACCTCGAAGCGATGATCAAAGGCCTGACCCAGCGCGGCGGCACGAACGCTGTGCAGAAGGTGATCGAGCAAGTGCAGGAAGAACTGTAA
- a CDS encoding SagB/ThcOx family dehydrogenase, whose product MKLEIIRDYHEQTKHHFHRHARALAQLDWDTQPDPFRTYLGAVQIPLLKVGPTAEPRYDEAYAAGRIAPAPLNLQGISQLFYDSMSIARWKMSLDGTQKRAVRINPSSGNLHPTEAYLLCGAVAGVSDAPLVAHYSPQVHALEKRAEVPFHLWQRLSRGLPDGGVLVGLTSIYWRESWKYGERAFRYCHLDVGHALGALAVAAAGLGWQVRLVEAPGTGQLNTLLGVAGQDGPEAEHADCLLAVWPAGCELPVEVVDPSVMEEFAGLNWLGERNVLSRDHHPWEIIDTASQAAVKPETQETPRRVFKTNSERSGSRPAEMREISLRSLVRKRRSAVGMDGTTGISREVFYHILQRLAAPAFDVLPWEPKMSMVVFVHRVAGLTPGMYALVRNPEHVQSLKSAAHASFLWTKPETCPEGLDFYLLTTGDFRKIARDGSCDQDIASDGSFAVAMYAEFDRPLEEQGAWFYPRLHWECGLAGQVLYLEAEAAGVSGTGIGCFFDNPMHRTLGLKGRQWQDLYHFTVGGALEDRRLTDLPTYGE is encoded by the coding sequence GTGAAGCTTGAGATCATCAGGGACTATCATGAGCAGACCAAACATCATTTTCACCGCCATGCGCGGGCGCTGGCACAACTGGATTGGGACACGCAGCCAGATCCGTTTCGGACCTATCTAGGGGCGGTGCAGATTCCGCTGTTGAAAGTGGGGCCGACCGCCGAGCCGCGCTACGACGAGGCTTATGCGGCAGGTAGGATCGCACCGGCACCGCTGAATCTGCAGGGCATCTCCCAGCTTTTCTATGACAGCATGTCGATCGCGCGCTGGAAGATGTCCTTGGACGGCACCCAGAAGCGGGCGGTGCGGATCAACCCGTCGAGCGGGAATCTGCATCCCACGGAAGCTTATCTGTTGTGCGGAGCGGTGGCGGGCGTGAGCGATGCGCCGTTGGTGGCGCATTATTCGCCTCAGGTGCATGCGCTGGAAAAACGGGCCGAGGTGCCCTTCCACCTGTGGCAGCGGCTGAGCCGGGGGCTGCCGGACGGGGGCGTGCTGGTCGGGCTGACCTCGATCTATTGGCGCGAGTCGTGGAAGTACGGAGAGCGGGCGTTTCGCTACTGCCACCTCGATGTCGGACATGCGCTGGGCGCTTTAGCGGTCGCGGCGGCGGGCCTTGGCTGGCAGGTGCGGCTCGTGGAGGCGCCGGGCACCGGGCAGTTGAACACCCTGCTCGGCGTCGCCGGACAGGACGGGCCGGAAGCGGAGCATGCCGACTGCCTGCTCGCTGTGTGGCCAGCGGGCTGCGAACTGCCGGTGGAAGTGGTCGACCCGTCCGTGATGGAAGAGTTCGCGGGACTGAACTGGCTTGGCGAGCGCAACGTGTTAAGCCGTGATCACCACCCGTGGGAGATCATCGATACCGCGTCGCAAGCGGCTGTGAAACCGGAGACGCAGGAGACGCCGCGAAGGGTTTTCAAAACGAACAGTGAACGGAGCGGCAGTCGGCCTGCTGAGATGCGCGAGATCTCACTGCGCTCGCTGGTTCGAAAGCGTCGCAGCGCCGTCGGGATGGATGGGACGACAGGTATTTCCCGGGAAGTTTTTTATCATATCCTGCAGCGGCTGGCAGCCCCTGCGTTCGATGTGCTGCCGTGGGAGCCGAAGATGAGCATGGTGGTGTTTGTCCATCGCGTGGCAGGTCTGACTCCTGGCATGTACGCCTTGGTGCGCAACCCGGAGCATGTCCAGTCGCTGAAAAGCGCTGCGCACGCCTCATTCCTTTGGACGAAGCCGGAAACATGCCCGGAAGGCTTGGACTTCTATCTGCTGACCACCGGCGATTTTCGCAAGATTGCCCGGGACGGTTCGTGCGATCAGGACATCGCGTCAGACGGGAGTTTTGCCGTGGCGATGTACGCGGAGTTTGACCGGCCGCTGGAGGAGCAGGGCGCTTGGTTCTATCCCCGGCTGCACTGGGAGTGCGGACTGGCCGGACAAGTGTTGTATCTGGAAGCGGAGGCGGCCGGTGTCAGCGGTACGGGGATCGGGTGCTTTTTTGACAATCCGATGCACCGCACGCTGGGGCTGAAAGGCCGGCAGTGGCAGGATCTCTACCATTTTACCGTCGGCGGCGCTTTGGAGGACCGGAGGTTGACCGATCTGCCCACTTATGGCGAATAG
- a CDS encoding glycosyltransferase family 2 protein, producing the protein MVFLQVMAVLVCVYWVVMLVLNVRGLKMIPELTGGKVSGEEPFVSVIVAGKDEEAAIERTVESLLALEYRNYELIVVNDRSEDRTGEILDAVQQRAKETGSQVRFNVIHIETLPEGWLGKNHALYQGYQQASGEYMLFTDADVRFERNALGAAMAYAVQERADHVTMTPTMEASRFWLRAFVHYFLFSLCLLIRPWLPNVDTQDKVGFGIGAFNLISREAYEQIGTHKELRMRPDDDLQLGTMVKRAGLKQRLVTGTKLLTVEWYPTLGAAIRGLEKNTFAGLNYSLLMVLIGVLGQLFAFFLPFVGWLLLGWAGLLYAASVVMMIYLYLQYTRTLSPYRGEEVIALPLTALLFVYIIVRSTYLTLRQGGIYWRGTFYPLKELKRMKQGRGIL; encoded by the coding sequence ATGGTTTTTTTACAGGTGATGGCGGTGCTCGTGTGTGTCTATTGGGTCGTCATGCTCGTCCTGAACGTGCGGGGTCTGAAAATGATTCCGGAGCTGACGGGGGGCAAGGTGAGCGGGGAGGAGCCGTTTGTGTCGGTGATCGTAGCCGGGAAGGATGAAGAGGCGGCGATCGAGCGGACGGTGGAGAGCTTGCTGGCTTTGGAGTATCGGAACTATGAACTGATCGTGGTCAATGACCGCTCGGAGGATCGGACGGGCGAGATTCTGGACGCGGTGCAGCAACGCGCCAAGGAAACAGGCTCGCAGGTGCGGTTTAACGTGATACATATCGAAACGCTGCCCGAAGGATGGCTGGGCAAAAATCACGCGCTGTACCAAGGGTATCAGCAGGCGAGCGGCGAGTACATGCTGTTTACCGATGCCGATGTGCGCTTTGAGCGCAACGCGCTGGGTGCGGCGATGGCGTATGCCGTGCAGGAACGGGCCGATCACGTGACGATGACGCCGACGATGGAGGCGAGCCGTTTCTGGCTGCGGGCGTTCGTGCATTATTTTCTGTTTTCGCTGTGCCTGTTGATCCGTCCATGGCTGCCGAATGTGGATACGCAGGACAAGGTCGGTTTTGGCATCGGGGCGTTTAATTTGATCTCGCGTGAGGCGTATGAACAGATCGGCACTCACAAGGAACTGCGCATGCGGCCGGACGATGATCTGCAGCTCGGCACGATGGTCAAGCGCGCCGGGCTGAAACAGCGTCTGGTCACCGGAACGAAACTGTTGACCGTCGAATGGTATCCGACGCTTGGCGCAGCGATCCGCGGCTTGGAGAAAAACACGTTTGCCGGGCTGAACTATTCGCTCCTCATGGTGCTGATCGGCGTGCTCGGGCAGCTGTTCGCCTTTTTCCTGCCCTTTGTCGGCTGGCTGCTGCTGGGCTGGGCGGGACTGCTCTACGCGGCGTCGGTCGTGATGATGATCTATCTGTATCTGCAGTACACGCGCACGCTCAGCCCTTATCGGGGCGAAGAGGTGATCGCATTGCCGCTGACTGCGCTGTTGTTCGTCTACATCATCGTGCGGTCGACCTATCTGACGCTCCGCCAAGGCGGGATCTACTGGCGCGGGACGTTTTATCCGCTGAAAGAACTGAAGCGAATGAAGCAGGGGAGAGGGATCTTGTGA